One part of the Paenibacillus silvisoli genome encodes these proteins:
- a CDS encoding methyl-accepting chemotaxis protein yields MLRIRSRLAVKLAVLIFAILLILSSTLVYVQIQNTKKASEEAIGSFGMHTAEAYAGQFDVKLYETYMKDAKENDLYWQIRDTMNAYRMRIGALYVYTVRIDDQGQPILIVDGQPREDADASPIGEVTDMPADAIADVLAGKPAKSGIIHNPEYGTYISSYAPLKDASGTVIGAIGIDTDVSVSTKIYKDVLKKSMPILIGMAVITLLVFVLTTLFLARALRPLGVIVKGAESIARGDFAEANGYLSTIRVRSKDEIGQAYAAMNKMSERLGVTLGDVVRDMRVTTHDLVQSTDQFGSEAGQMVSLNETLEQSIAHLAEGAEHQRIGAEESAKSMEEITMAIQRVSEASAQVSGASVDALESAESGRNAIHGLREQVDAMSSMAQQTEQSVVALNAYMHEIEPVLQSITSIADQTKLLALNASIEAARAGEHGSGFAIVAGEVRKLAEASAVSAQHITSLLAQIGQESAHIGRQMQEGSREMNKGTELSGRVERIFGQAMDRFHLVNSQIQEISAAAEEVLAGSEEVAASVEEISQISRSAADNAATIQQMSAHQLEAAKRIADTTELLKRRSSGLEDAIEKFKL; encoded by the coding sequence ATGCTACGCATTCGCAGCCGATTAGCCGTAAAGCTTGCCGTTCTTATTTTTGCTATTCTCTTGATCCTGTCTTCGACGCTCGTCTACGTGCAAATTCAGAACACCAAGAAGGCCAGCGAAGAAGCGATCGGAAGCTTCGGGATGCACACCGCCGAGGCTTATGCCGGTCAATTCGATGTAAAGCTGTATGAAACGTATATGAAGGACGCGAAGGAAAACGACCTGTACTGGCAAATTCGCGACACGATGAATGCCTATCGGATGCGGATCGGCGCCTTGTATGTGTACACGGTCCGGATCGATGACCAGGGGCAGCCGATTCTGATCGTTGACGGTCAGCCAAGGGAGGATGCGGATGCTTCGCCGATCGGCGAAGTGACGGATATGCCGGCGGACGCGATTGCGGACGTGTTGGCGGGCAAGCCGGCCAAGTCGGGCATCATCCACAATCCGGAGTACGGCACGTACATTTCTTCCTATGCGCCGCTGAAGGACGCGTCCGGTACGGTCATCGGCGCGATCGGCATCGATACGGATGTGTCGGTGTCCACGAAGATCTATAAGGATGTTTTGAAGAAAAGCATGCCGATTCTGATCGGCATGGCGGTCATTACGCTGCTCGTCTTCGTTCTGACGACGCTGTTCCTCGCCCGCGCGCTGCGTCCGCTCGGCGTCATCGTTAAAGGGGCCGAGTCCATTGCGCGCGGCGATTTCGCCGAAGCGAACGGCTATTTGAGCACGATCCGCGTACGCTCCAAGGACGAAATCGGTCAAGCTTACGCCGCGATGAACAAGATGAGCGAGCGGCTTGGCGTGACGCTTGGCGACGTCGTCCGCGATATGCGGGTCACGACGCATGACCTCGTGCAGTCGACGGATCAATTCGGCTCGGAAGCCGGCCAAATGGTCAGCTTGAACGAAACGCTGGAGCAATCGATCGCCCATCTGGCCGAAGGGGCGGAGCATCAGCGCATCGGCGCAGAGGAAAGCGCGAAATCGATGGAAGAGATTACGATGGCGATTCAGCGCGTATCGGAAGCGTCCGCGCAAGTATCCGGCGCGTCGGTGGATGCGCTGGAGTCGGCGGAGTCCGGAAGAAACGCCATTCACGGACTGCGGGAGCAGGTCGATGCGATGTCGAGCATGGCGCAGCAGACGGAGCAATCCGTTGTGGCGCTGAACGCGTATATGCACGAGATCGAGCCTGTTCTTCAGTCCATTACGAGCATCGCCGATCAGACGAAGCTGCTGGCGCTCAACGCGTCCATCGAAGCGGCTCGGGCGGGCGAGCACGGCTCGGGCTTTGCCATCGTTGCCGGCGAAGTACGGAAGCTGGCCGAGGCGTCCGCCGTGTCCGCGCAGCATATTACGTCGCTGCTTGCGCAGATCGGGCAGGAATCGGCCCATATCGGCCGGCAGATGCAGGAAGGCAGCCGGGAAATGAACAAGGGCACGGAGCTGTCGGGCCGGGTCGAGCGGATCTTCGGGCAGGCCATGGACCGGTTCCACCTTGTAAACAGCCAAATTCAAGAGATTTCCGCCGCGGCCGAGGAAGTGCTGGCCGGCTCGGAGGAGGTAGCCGCTTCCGTCGAAGAAATCTCGCAAATTTCCAGGTCGGCCGCGGATAACGCGGCGACGATCCAGCAGATGTCCGCGCATCAGCTGGAAGCGGCCAAACGGATCGCGGATACGACCGAGCTGCTGAAACGGCGCAGCTCCGGCTTGGAGGACGCGATCGAGAAGTTCAAGCTATAG
- a CDS encoding glycerol-3-phosphate acyltransferase — MNIVWWTLLSFLSGSLMFSYWLGLLASHNLKEVGDGNPGGLNLWRAAGYTYGLVGITLDFMKGYVPIFLLVQTKALPGLWVVLPAAAALLGHAFSPFMKGRGGKGIAVTFGVWSGLTAFSATLAYAIILALLLAGARRLNRGRPTSADMDGFQVVLGMLLLLIYLGYVGYSSAILLFGWFNLLFLAYTHRNELRRFFTTIRWPR, encoded by the coding sequence ATGAACATTGTATGGTGGACGCTGCTGTCCTTTCTCTCCGGTTCTCTCATGTTCTCCTATTGGCTCGGCTTGCTGGCGAGCCATAACTTGAAGGAGGTCGGCGACGGCAATCCCGGCGGTCTGAATTTATGGCGGGCGGCCGGCTATACGTATGGGCTGGTCGGCATCACGCTTGATTTTATGAAAGGCTATGTGCCGATTTTCCTGCTCGTGCAGACCAAGGCGCTGCCCGGCTTGTGGGTCGTGCTGCCGGCGGCGGCCGCGCTGCTCGGCCATGCGTTTTCCCCGTTTATGAAAGGGCGCGGAGGCAAGGGGATTGCGGTTACCTTCGGGGTTTGGAGCGGACTGACGGCGTTTAGCGCGACGCTGGCTTACGCGATTATATTGGCGCTGCTGCTGGCGGGAGCCCGGCGGCTGAACAGAGGGAGGCCGACCTCCGCGGACATGGACGGCTTTCAAGTGGTGCTCGGCATGCTGCTGCTGCTGATTTATTTGGGCTATGTCGGCTATTCCAGCGCGATTCTGCTGTTCGGCTGGTTCAATTTATTGTTCTTGGCGTACACGCATCGCAACGAGCTGCGCCGGTTTTTCACTACCATTCGCTGGCCTAGATAG
- a CDS encoding glycosyltransferase: MLIIVLLIAAWAAGWFLFRRNTIPTRSSRPAAPGKLSVIIPARNEEGNLPHLLSSLQAQTVRSAEIEIEFEIIVVDDHSEDRTREAAERFGVKVISSPPLPQGWTGKNWAVWNGYLAATGDLFAFLDADVRLAPHALQSLLAAREDAGGAVSVVPYHEAERFYERLALIPNVLGLFAFTSPLERTNPAKGLYGSCIVVSRADYEKVNGHEGVKAELLDDLNLGGKFMAAGVPVRNFIGYGAVSFRMYPGGIRSEVEGFSKGAVLSTSKLSLGTTLLVAVWLLGLLTAELAPFFLATSLALPLAIGYVLYTAQMYYFVRYTGRFGGWLPAVHLLSSVFFIYIMLYSLYQVVFFGRVAWKGRRIDVGGGSKR, from the coding sequence ATGCTGATTATCGTTCTGCTTATAGCTGCTTGGGCGGCGGGGTGGTTCCTCTTCCGCCGAAATACGATTCCGACTCGTTCTAGTCGTCCCGCTGCGCCCGGAAAGCTGTCCGTCATTATTCCGGCTCGCAACGAGGAGGGCAATCTGCCTCATTTGCTGAGCTCTCTTCAAGCGCAGACGGTCCGCTCCGCCGAAATCGAAATCGAATTCGAAATCATTGTCGTAGACGATCATTCCGAGGATCGGACAAGAGAAGCTGCGGAACGCTTCGGGGTCAAAGTCATTTCCAGCCCGCCTCTTCCGCAAGGATGGACAGGCAAGAACTGGGCCGTCTGGAACGGCTATTTGGCGGCAACGGGCGATTTGTTCGCCTTCCTGGATGCCGATGTCCGTCTGGCCCCGCATGCGCTTCAGTCGCTTCTCGCAGCGCGTGAGGACGCCGGAGGAGCCGTATCCGTTGTGCCTTACCATGAGGCGGAACGATTCTATGAACGGCTGGCGCTCATTCCGAATGTGCTCGGCTTATTCGCGTTTACGTCGCCGCTCGAGCGGACGAATCCGGCCAAAGGATTGTACGGCTCCTGCATTGTCGTTTCGCGCGCCGATTACGAGAAGGTGAACGGTCATGAAGGGGTCAAAGCGGAGCTGCTGGACGACTTGAACCTTGGGGGCAAGTTTATGGCGGCCGGCGTTCCGGTCCGCAATTTTATCGGGTATGGCGCGGTGTCCTTTCGCATGTATCCGGGCGGCATCCGCAGCGAAGTGGAGGGGTTTAGCAAAGGGGCCGTCCTAAGCACGAGCAAGCTGAGCCTCGGCACGACGCTGCTCGTCGCGGTCTGGCTGCTTGGCCTGCTTACCGCGGAGCTGGCGCCGTTCTTTCTGGCCACCTCGTTGGCGCTGCCGCTTGCTATCGGATATGTGCTCTATACGGCGCAAATGTATTATTTTGTCCGGTATACGGGCAGGTTCGGCGGATGGCTGCCGGCGGTGCATCTGCTGAGCTCCGTTTTTTTTATCTACATCATGCTGTATTCGCTCTATCAGGTCGTCTTCTTCGGCCGGGTTGCCTGGAAGGGCAGGCGGATAGATGTCGGGGGAGGATCCAAGCGATGA
- a CDS encoding PAS domain-containing sensor histidine kinase, with protein MRKSTPFLRAPRFSLQSDRTAVNRNGFNARAAAPDLETLRIMPEYKSALFDHHPDPIFSYDLNGVMQHLNSAAERLLGCGIRELRSAGLTSLPVLESCRSTRRSAFAKAMNGLHQQYEAEFALPSGKVILAAMRCFPVVADDDRIIGVFETVTGMVGRTGRAEELRTMEKELLESEKRLRTFIDAMPDMVIFKDTDSRWVEANEATLAIFRLENVSYQGMSDQQLAEKSDLYRNTLMACNLPDQSVWEHGKLAATQMTITHPEGGAIICDVIKVPLYHGDGSRKGLVVIGRNITELKQTEAMLRKSEKLAVVGQLAAGIAHEIRNPLTVLKGFLKLIAAQTTERNGWYLDVMLTEIEQMEWTTTQFMTIAKPQELQFAQHDVRAIVEDVTAFLYPLATMNNVQIMIKTELGLPPVSCDDNQLKQVFINVMKNAIESMPDGGQMEIAISRSRASAGHVSVKIIDTGCGIPPERMGNLGEPFYSLKEKGTGLGLMICCKIMKDHGGKLDISSQVGLGTTVELVLPLQPA; from the coding sequence ATGAGAAAAAGTACGCCCTTCTTGCGAGCACCTCGTTTTTCTCTGCAATCGGACAGGACCGCCGTGAACCGGAACGGGTTCAATGCGCGCGCTGCGGCGCCGGATCTCGAAACGCTTCGCATTATGCCGGAGTACAAGTCGGCGTTGTTCGACCATCATCCGGACCCTATTTTTTCGTACGATTTGAACGGGGTCATGCAGCATCTCAATTCCGCGGCCGAACGGCTGCTTGGCTGCGGCATCCGCGAGCTGAGGAGCGCCGGACTGACGAGCCTGCCTGTGCTGGAGTCCTGCCGGAGTACGCGAAGAAGCGCGTTCGCCAAGGCGATGAACGGCTTGCACCAGCAATATGAGGCGGAGTTCGCGCTTCCGAGCGGGAAAGTCATTCTTGCGGCGATGCGGTGCTTCCCGGTCGTAGCCGACGATGACCGCATCATCGGCGTGTTTGAGACGGTGACGGGGATGGTTGGCCGCACGGGACGCGCGGAGGAGCTGCGTACGATGGAGAAGGAGCTGCTCGAAAGCGAGAAGCGCCTCCGCACGTTTATCGATGCGATGCCGGATATGGTCATTTTCAAGGATACCGATAGCCGCTGGGTGGAAGCCAACGAGGCGACGCTGGCGATTTTCCGGTTGGAGAACGTCTCCTATCAAGGCATGTCGGATCAACAACTAGCTGAGAAGAGCGATTTATATAGAAATACATTAATGGCCTGCAATCTTCCCGATCAGAGCGTTTGGGAGCATGGAAAGCTGGCCGCCACGCAAATGACGATTACGCATCCCGAGGGAGGGGCGATCATTTGCGATGTAATCAAGGTGCCGCTCTATCACGGCGACGGCAGCCGCAAAGGGCTCGTGGTCATCGGGCGCAATATTACGGAGCTGAAGCAGACGGAGGCAATGCTGCGCAAATCGGAGAAGCTGGCCGTGGTCGGACAGCTTGCGGCCGGCATCGCGCATGAGATCCGCAATCCGCTGACCGTGCTGAAGGGCTTTCTGAAGCTGATCGCGGCGCAGACGACCGAACGCAACGGCTGGTATTTGGATGTCATGCTGACCGAGATCGAGCAGATGGAATGGACGACGACCCAATTCATGACGATCGCCAAGCCGCAGGAGCTCCAGTTTGCGCAGCATGATGTGCGGGCGATTGTCGAGGACGTGACGGCGTTCCTCTACCCGCTGGCCACGATGAATAACGTGCAAATCATGATCAAAACCGAGTTGGGGCTCCCTCCGGTATCATGCGACGACAATCAGCTCAAGCAGGTATTCATCAACGTGATGAAAAACGCGATCGAATCGATGCCGGATGGCGGTCAAATGGAGATTGCCATCAGCCGCAGCCGCGCCAGCGCCGGACATGTATCCGTCAAAATAATCGATACCGGCTGCGGCATACCGCCTGAAAGGATGGGCAATCTCGGCGAGCCTTTCTACAGCTTGAAAGAGAAGGGTACCGGACTCGGCCTCATGATTTGCTGCAAAATCATGAAGGATCATGGCGGCAAACTGGACATCTCGAGCCAGGTCGGGCTGGGAACGACGGTCGAGCTTGTCCTGCCTCTTCAGCCTGCTTAA
- a CDS encoding S-layer homology domain-containing protein, translating into MKQVRNKLVRSMVCVALVFGMGAVGAKEYAHAEEAVVVQAEAPAAAVELTAGVKHITGVKSFKTVVTRSELPAEVQAAFTQITVQSSNAPFAVREVGIEAYIGRPDPYSAYGYNSGVPSGGTYYVLTTLFDDNRHALAYYETTVIVPDDEQTQPSGPAPVQPSNPNNYGSDIDPGYNSVGESPFTDITNQYWAFSAIQDLVTRNVLSGYPDGKFRPERVVTRAEFAKIMVLAAGLDAKRVTTSTFTDIKASDWEAPFVEAAKSYLSGYKLSSGKLVFKPDAPATREDVAVAIVKLKGYNKTKLPDRTIIQAMFKDYNSISSYAKDYVALAIENNLVSGFPDETFRAQQPVTRAQAAAMLWRAYRYGDENKEENADESDSVELTGGEERVEFPE; encoded by the coding sequence ATGAAGCAGGTTCGAAATAAGCTAGTTCGTTCAATGGTATGTGTTGCTTTGGTTTTTGGCATGGGCGCCGTAGGCGCGAAGGAGTATGCTCATGCGGAAGAGGCTGTCGTCGTGCAGGCGGAGGCGCCGGCTGCCGCGGTTGAATTGACGGCTGGCGTCAAGCATATTACAGGCGTCAAGAGCTTTAAAACGGTCGTTACCCGTTCGGAGCTGCCGGCTGAGGTGCAGGCCGCGTTTACGCAAATTACGGTACAGTCGTCCAATGCGCCGTTTGCCGTACGCGAAGTAGGCATCGAGGCGTATATCGGCCGGCCTGATCCGTATTCCGCATACGGCTATAACAGCGGTGTACCGAGCGGCGGTACGTACTACGTGCTCACGACTTTATTCGATGATAACCGTCATGCGCTGGCTTATTACGAAACGACGGTGATTGTCCCTGACGACGAGCAAACGCAGCCGTCCGGTCCGGCGCCTGTTCAGCCCTCCAATCCGAATAACTACGGAAGCGACATCGATCCGGGTTATAACAGCGTCGGCGAATCTCCGTTTACCGACATTACGAATCAATATTGGGCGTTTAGCGCCATTCAAGACTTGGTGACACGAAACGTGCTCAGCGGCTATCCGGACGGTAAATTCCGCCCGGAGAGAGTGGTCACGCGCGCGGAGTTCGCCAAGATCATGGTGCTTGCCGCCGGTTTGGACGCGAAGCGAGTGACGACCTCCACGTTCACCGATATCAAGGCGTCCGATTGGGAAGCGCCTTTCGTGGAAGCGGCAAAATCATACCTGAGCGGCTATAAGCTTTCGAGCGGCAAGCTGGTGTTCAAGCCGGATGCGCCGGCAACGCGCGAGGATGTTGCGGTTGCGATCGTGAAGCTGAAGGGCTACAACAAGACGAAGCTGCCTGACCGGACCATTATTCAAGCGATGTTCAAGGATTACAACTCGATTTCTTCCTACGCGAAGGACTATGTAGCGCTGGCGATCGAGAATAACCTCGTCTCGGGCTTCCCGGACGAAACGTTCCGCGCCCAGCAGCCGGTTACCCGGGCGCAAGCCGCGGCTATGCTGTGGAGAGCGTACCGGTACGGCGATGAAAACAAGGAAGAGAACGCCGACGAATCGGATTCCGTCGAGCTAACCGGCGGCGAAGAGAGAGTAGAATTTCCGGAGTAA
- a CDS encoding S-layer homology domain-containing protein — MKRVTKIWLLMVCVAMLIPAYSVSAQESQLRSVHIYRALWKGDPGIVKPIQDGSFDFIVSTREPIHSEDSDFPKLAGATFILKAAGHPDVSATARGGFGDMGDTGWTFTVDDIGQMAAGVPYQLIPPSISTAYTWQVEAGVTVVKGGSGSSASQPNNGGNPLDYGTDIDPDYNQQGSSPFTDVPNDYWALSAIKDLADRGVLGGYPDGKFRPGKIVTRAEFAKIMMLASGVKAKKVTRSTFADLQPSDWETPFVEASKVYLNGYKLSGGKLVFKPDSPALREDIAVALVKLKGYDKTRLPDQSLIQAMFKDFNSISNFARNYVAIAIESGIASGFPDETFKPQQPVTRAQAAAMLWRAYQYGNDNKSDETEEKIEVDESGAGTVGNEADTDVPTDNGQGYAVTVRVVDAEGNPVSTGLYLKGQGRNYPVDRQDTVSGTYYFSNIPNGAYSLAFHYTSYELQSPSKVTVNNGNVKQIVLQLAVPTFTVQGSVIDAAGNPVSNKRIWLVTSTNNGSYWPKTDESGSFTLTDVAPGSYTLVVGEPQAPVASTVLEVNSGNVSGLVVQAGK; from the coding sequence GTGAAGAGAGTAACGAAAATTTGGCTGTTGATGGTTTGTGTCGCGATGCTGATACCGGCCTACTCGGTCTCCGCGCAAGAGAGCCAGCTGCGCAGCGTGCATATTTACAGGGCATTGTGGAAGGGCGACCCGGGCATTGTCAAACCCATTCAGGACGGCTCCTTTGATTTCATCGTTTCTACGAGAGAGCCGATCCATAGCGAGGATTCGGATTTTCCCAAACTAGCGGGGGCTACCTTTATATTAAAAGCCGCGGGCCACCCGGATGTTTCGGCTACGGCTAGAGGCGGGTTCGGCGACATGGGGGATACGGGCTGGACATTCACGGTGGACGACATCGGCCAGATGGCCGCAGGCGTTCCGTATCAGCTTATTCCGCCATCTATCAGCACGGCGTATACATGGCAGGTTGAAGCAGGCGTAACCGTAGTCAAAGGCGGCAGCGGGTCGTCGGCATCACAACCGAACAATGGCGGAAATCCGCTCGATTACGGTACTGACATCGACCCCGACTATAATCAGCAAGGCAGCTCGCCGTTCACGGATGTGCCGAACGATTACTGGGCGTTGTCGGCTATCAAAGATTTGGCGGACCGCGGTGTCCTCGGCGGTTACCCGGACGGGAAGTTCCGGCCCGGGAAGATCGTGACGCGGGCCGAGTTTGCGAAAATCATGATGCTGGCCTCCGGCGTGAAAGCGAAGAAGGTAACGCGTTCGACCTTTGCCGATTTGCAGCCATCCGATTGGGAAACGCCGTTCGTTGAAGCTTCGAAGGTGTATTTGAACGGCTATAAGCTATCCGGCGGCAAGCTTGTCTTCAAGCCGGATTCGCCCGCGTTGAGGGAGGACATCGCCGTAGCGCTGGTGAAGCTGAAGGGCTACGATAAGACGCGATTGCCCGACCAGAGCCTGATTCAAGCGATGTTCAAAGATTTCAACAGCATCTCCAACTTCGCTCGGAATTACGTGGCGATTGCGATCGAGTCCGGCATCGCATCCGGCTTTCCGGACGAGACCTTCAAGCCGCAGCAGCCGGTGACGCGCGCGCAGGCGGCGGCCATGCTATGGCGGGCTTACCAATATGGCAACGACAACAAATCGGATGAGACGGAAGAGAAGATCGAGGTGGATGAAAGCGGCGCTGGTACGGTAGGCAATGAAGCTGATACCGATGTGCCGACAGATAACGGCCAAGGCTATGCCGTTACGGTTCGCGTAGTGGATGCCGAGGGGAATCCCGTTTCCACCGGTCTGTATTTGAAAGGGCAAGGCAGGAACTATCCGGTCGATCGTCAAGACACGGTTTCCGGCACCTATTATTTCTCGAATATTCCCAATGGCGCGTACTCGCTCGCGTTTCATTATACGAGCTACGAACTGCAGTCGCCGAGTAAAGTAACGGTGAATAACGGCAATGTGAAGCAGATCGTATTGCAGCTGGCAGTACCGACCTTCACGGTTCAGGGAAGCGTAATCGACGCGGCTGGCAATCCGGTCAGCAACAAGAGGATTTGGCTGGTTACGTCAACAAACAACGGCAGCTATTGGCCGAAAACGGATGAGAGCGGCAGCTTTACGCTGACCGATGTTGCGCCCGGCTCTTATACCCTTGTAGTCGGGGAGCCGCAAGCTCCGGTGGCTTCGACCGTGCTGGAAGTGAACAGCGGCAATGTGTCGGGGCTTGTTGTCCAAGCAGGCAAGTAG